The Arthrobacter russicus genome has a segment encoding these proteins:
- a CDS encoding arsenate reductase/protein-tyrosine-phosphatase family protein: MNIERTDLTRRVARYAALADPVRLRIMDLLTLGDVAPVELQSELGISSSLLAHHVNQLEHAGLIVRTRSEADRRRTYLHLAPDAFSGLTPSPALGVRRVVFVCTGNSARSQLAAALWHDASDVPAASAGTHPAAAIEPGAIAAANRHGLTLRAARPRALDEVAEADDFVVTVCDTAHEELAGAGRVHWSVPDPVRDGSEAAFDAAFEEIAARIQSLAPMLTTTKG, encoded by the coding sequence ATGAACATTGAGCGAACTGACTTGACGCGCCGAGTAGCGCGGTATGCGGCGCTGGCCGACCCGGTGCGACTGCGGATCATGGACCTGCTAACCCTGGGCGATGTCGCCCCAGTCGAGCTGCAGAGCGAGCTCGGGATCTCCTCCAGCCTGCTCGCGCACCACGTGAACCAGCTCGAGCACGCGGGCCTGATCGTGCGGACCCGGTCGGAGGCCGACCGGCGCCGCACCTACCTGCACCTCGCCCCCGATGCGTTCTCGGGGCTAACCCCGTCCCCGGCGCTCGGGGTGCGGCGGGTGGTGTTCGTCTGCACCGGCAACTCCGCCCGCTCCCAGCTCGCCGCCGCCCTGTGGCATGACGCCAGCGACGTCCCGGCAGCCTCGGCCGGCACCCACCCCGCGGCGGCGATCGAGCCCGGTGCGATCGCCGCCGCGAACCGGCACGGTCTCACCCTCCGTGCCGCCCGACCGCGCGCACTGGATGAGGTGGCCGAGGCGGACGATTTCGTGGTGACGGTCTGCGACACCGCCCACGAAGAACTCGCCGGGGCGGGCCGGGTGCATTGGTCGGTACCCGACCCCGTGCGCGACGGGTCCGAAGCGGCGTTCGATGCGGCCTTCGAGGAGATCGCTGCGCGCATCCAGAGCCTCGCCCCGATGCTGACCACGACGAAGGGATGA
- a CDS encoding arsenate reductase ArsC, protein MSPQHEPHATITIDQEAALASGAERLTREFDGAFGRETIDRFLHASYADLAARATVPNYLPLLTEKFARQRLRALAKVDGLHVDGKPTVLFLCVHNAGRSQMALGFFQHHAGEHAVGWSGGSEPGHEVSPVAVEVMAERGIDIAGEYPKPWTDEVVRAADVVITMGCGDACPVFPGKRYEEWTLPDPAGWTPEGVRPVRDEIETRVLNLLAELGVPART, encoded by the coding sequence ATGTCACCACAGCACGAACCGCACGCCACGATCACCATCGACCAGGAGGCGGCGCTGGCCTCGGGAGCCGAGCGGTTGACGCGGGAGTTCGACGGCGCCTTCGGGCGTGAGACGATCGACCGCTTCCTGCACGCCTCCTACGCCGACCTCGCCGCCCGGGCGACCGTGCCGAACTACCTGCCGCTGCTGACGGAGAAGTTCGCGCGGCAGCGGCTGCGCGCCCTCGCCAAGGTCGACGGGCTCCACGTCGATGGGAAGCCGACGGTGCTGTTCTTGTGCGTTCACAACGCTGGCCGTTCGCAGATGGCCCTCGGGTTCTTCCAGCATCACGCGGGGGAGCACGCGGTTGGCTGGTCCGGCGGCTCCGAACCGGGCCACGAGGTCAGCCCGGTCGCCGTCGAGGTCATGGCTGAGCGCGGCATCGACATCGCCGGCGAGTACCCCAAGCCGTGGACCGACGAGGTCGTGCGCGCTGCGGATGTGGTGATCACGATGGGCTGCGGTGACGCCTGCCCGGTCTTCCCCGGCAAACGCTACGAGGAATGGACCCTGCCCGACCCCGCCGGATGGACCCCGGAAGGCGTGCGCCCGGTGCGGGACGAGATCGAGACCCGTGTGCTGAACCTGCTCGCCGAACTCGGCGTCCCCGCGAGAACCTAA